A stretch of the Aggregatibacter sp. HMT-949 genome encodes the following:
- a CDS encoding NADH:ubiquinone reductase (Na(+)-transporting) subunit D: MADAKSNLKALLLDPIVKNNPIALQILGICSALAVTTQLQTAIVMAIAVSLVTGFSSMFISMIRNYIPNSIRIIVQLAIIASLVILVDQVLKAFAYGLSKQLSVFVGLIITNCIVMGRAEAFAMKSRPLESFVDGIGNGLGYGAILLIVATLRELIGSGRLLGFPVFQTIQDGGWYQPNGLFLLAPSAFFIIGFIIWGLRTWKPEQQEK; this comes from the coding sequence ATGGCTGATGCAAAAAGCAATTTAAAAGCACTTTTGCTTGATCCGATCGTAAAAAATAACCCGATTGCGCTGCAAATTTTGGGTATTTGTTCTGCGTTAGCGGTAACAACTCAATTACAAACCGCGATCGTTATGGCAATTGCAGTAAGTTTAGTAACCGGTTTTTCCAGCATGTTCATTTCAATGATTCGTAACTACATTCCGAATAGTATTCGTATCATTGTACAACTGGCAATTATCGCCTCTTTGGTAATTTTGGTTGACCAAGTCTTAAAAGCCTTTGCTTACGGCTTGTCCAAACAATTATCGGTATTCGTCGGTTTGATTATTACCAACTGTATCGTAATGGGACGTGCAGAAGCGTTTGCGATGAAATCCCGTCCATTGGAAAGTTTTGTTGACGGTATCGGTAATGGCTTGGGTTACGGTGCGATTTTATTAATCGTGGCGACCTTACGTGAATTAATTGGTTCAGGTCGTTTACTTGGCTTTCCGGTATTCCAAACCATTCAAGACGGTGGTTGGTACCAACCGAACGGTTTGTTCCTTCTTGCACCAAGTGCGTTCTTTATTATCGGCTTCATCATTTGGGGCTTAAGAACGTGGAAACCTGAGCAACAGGAGAAATAA
- the nqrF gene encoding NADH:ubiquinone reductase (Na(+)-transporting) subunit F, with protein sequence MSETTILLLGVAAFTAIVLVLVAIILFAKSKLVDSGDITIQINDDPSKAITLPAGGKLLGALASKGIFVSSACGGGGSCGQCVVKVKSGGGEILPTELSHITKREAKEGYRLSCQVNVKGNMDIELPEEIFGVKKWECTVISNDNKATFIKELKLAIPEGEEVPFRAGGYIQIEADPHTVYYKDFDIPKEYHEDWDKYDLWRYVSKVDEHIIRAYSMASYPEEKGIIMLNVRIATPPPRQPDAPPGQMSSYIWSLKPGDKVTISGPFGEFFAKDTDAEMVFIGGGAGMAPMRSHIFDQLKRLHSKRKMSFWYGARSKREMFYVEDFDQLAAENPNFTWHVALSDPLPEDNWTGYTGFIHNVLYENYLKNHEAPEDCEYYMCGPPVMNAAVIKMLKDLGVEDENILLDDFGG encoded by the coding sequence ATGAGCGAAACTACAATTCTTTTACTCGGTGTTGCAGCCTTTACAGCCATTGTTTTGGTGCTCGTTGCAATCATCCTGTTTGCTAAATCCAAATTAGTGGATTCCGGCGACATTACCATTCAAATTAACGATGACCCGAGTAAAGCCATTACCTTACCGGCTGGCGGCAAATTGCTCGGCGCCCTTGCCAGCAAAGGGATTTTTGTGTCATCGGCTTGTGGCGGCGGTGGCTCCTGCGGTCAATGTGTCGTGAAAGTAAAAAGCGGCGGCGGTGAAATTTTACCGACTGAGTTATCCCACATTACCAAACGTGAGGCAAAAGAAGGCTATCGCCTTTCTTGCCAGGTAAACGTGAAAGGCAACATGGATATCGAATTACCGGAAGAGATTTTCGGTGTGAAAAAATGGGAATGTACCGTTATTTCTAACGATAACAAAGCCACCTTTATCAAAGAGCTTAAATTAGCGATTCCTGAGGGTGAAGAAGTGCCATTCCGTGCCGGTGGTTATATCCAAATCGAAGCCGATCCTCATACGGTTTACTACAAAGATTTCGATATTCCGAAAGAATACCACGAGGACTGGGATAAATACGACTTATGGCGTTATGTGTCCAAAGTGGATGAGCATATTATCCGTGCTTACTCCATGGCGTCTTATCCGGAAGAAAAAGGCATTATTATGCTGAACGTGCGTATTGCGACACCTCCACCACGTCAACCGGATGCCCCTCCGGGACAGATGTCTTCTTATATTTGGTCGTTAAAACCGGGTGATAAAGTGACGATTTCCGGTCCATTCGGTGAATTCTTCGCGAAAGATACCGATGCCGAAATGGTCTTTATCGGCGGCGGTGCGGGTATGGCGCCAATGCGTTCCCATATCTTTGACCAATTAAAACGTTTACATTCCAAACGTAAAATGTCGTTCTGGTATGGTGCGCGTTCTAAACGTGAAATGTTCTATGTGGAGGATTTTGATCAGCTTGCTGCAGAAAATCCAAACTTTACATGGCACGTTGCACTTTCCGATCCATTACCGGAAGACAACTGGACAGGCTATACAGGCTTTATTCACAACGTGCTTTATGAAAACTACCTGAAAAATCACGAAGCGCCGGAAGACTGTGAATACTATATGTGCGGCCCTCCGGTCATGAACGCGGCGGTCATCAAAATGTTGAAAGACCTTGGTGTTGAAGATGAAAACATCTTATTGGATGACTTCGGTGGTTGA
- a CDS encoding FAD:protein FMN transferase produces MKKLLSVVIAIAMAFSLTVCRQAANAVLLSGNTMGTTYHVKYIDDGSVTETSQKIHEQIEAILQDVNAKMSTYIKDSELSRFNQNTQVNTPIEISQDLAKVLAEAIRLNKMTEGALDVTVGPVVNLWGFGPEKRPERQPASEQLAERQAWVGIDKIALEMNGNIPTLTKKIPQVYIDLSSIAKGFGVDQVAEKLEQLNAQNYMVEIGGEIRAKGKNSEGKPWQIAIEKPNTTGERAVENVIGLNNMAMATSGDYRIYFEENGQRFAHEIDPKTGYPIQHHLASITVLAPTSMTADGLSTGLFVLGEEKALEVAEKNNLAIYLIIKTDKGFETKMSSAFKKLTETKE; encoded by the coding sequence ATGAAAAAACTATTGAGTGTCGTTATCGCAATTGCCATGGCATTTTCTTTGACGGTCTGCCGGCAAGCCGCCAATGCGGTGCTCTTGAGCGGCAACACCATGGGCACCACTTATCATGTGAAATATATCGATGACGGTTCCGTTACCGAAACATCGCAGAAAATTCATGAACAAATCGAAGCGATTTTACAAGACGTAAATGCGAAAATGTCCACTTACATTAAAGATTCCGAATTAAGTCGTTTCAATCAAAATACTCAAGTGAATACACCGATTGAAATTTCTCAGGATCTTGCAAAAGTATTAGCAGAAGCGATTCGTTTGAATAAAATGACTGAAGGCGCATTAGATGTCACCGTGGGGCCTGTTGTCAATCTTTGGGGCTTTGGTCCGGAAAAACGGCCGGAACGTCAACCGGCAAGCGAGCAGCTGGCCGAACGTCAAGCTTGGGTCGGCATTGATAAAATCGCTCTTGAAATGAACGGCAACATCCCGACCTTAACCAAGAAAATTCCACAGGTTTATATTGATTTATCTTCCATCGCGAAAGGTTTTGGTGTGGATCAAGTGGCAGAAAAATTGGAGCAACTCAACGCACAAAATTATATGGTAGAAATCGGTGGTGAAATTCGCGCCAAAGGTAAGAATTCTGAAGGAAAACCTTGGCAAATCGCCATCGAAAAACCGAATACTACGGGCGAAAGAGCGGTTGAAAATGTAATTGGTTTAAATAATATGGCGATGGCAACCTCCGGTGACTATCGTATTTATTTTGAAGAAAATGGCCAGCGTTTTGCCCATGAAATCGATCCAAAAACCGGCTATCCCATTCAGCATCATTTAGCGTCGATCACTGTGTTAGCGCCGACTTCCATGACTGCTGACGGTTTATCCACAGGATTGTTTGTGCTTGGCGAAGAGAAAGCGCTTGAGGTGGCCGAGAAAAATAATCTCGCGATTTATTTGATTATCAAAACGGATAAAGGCTTTGAAACCAAAATGTCATCTGCCTTTAAAAAATTAACGGAAACCAAGGAATAA
- the nqrE gene encoding NADH:ubiquinone reductase (Na(+)-transporting) subunit E — translation MEHYISLFVKAIFIENMALSFFLGMCTFLAVSKKVSTAFGLGVAVTVVLGISVPANQFVFEHVLKDGALVEGVDLSFLSFITFIGIIAGIVQILEMTLDKFFPALYNALGIFLPLIAVNCAIFGGVSFAIQREYTFAESAVYGIGAGLGWMLAIVALAGLTEKMKYSDVPAGLRGLGITFISAGLMALGFMSFSGIQL, via the coding sequence ATGGAACATTATATTAGCCTATTTGTGAAGGCGATCTTCATTGAAAATATGGCGCTTTCTTTCTTCTTAGGAATGTGTACTTTCCTTGCCGTGTCGAAAAAAGTGTCAACCGCATTCGGTTTGGGTGTTGCGGTCACAGTTGTGCTTGGTATTTCCGTGCCGGCGAACCAATTTGTATTTGAACACGTGTTAAAAGATGGTGCTTTAGTTGAAGGGGTAGATTTATCCTTCTTAAGCTTCATTACATTTATCGGGATTATCGCGGGTATCGTTCAAATTCTTGAAATGACGCTCGATAAATTCTTCCCGGCACTTTATAACGCATTGGGGATTTTCCTTCCGCTTATTGCCGTAAACTGTGCGATCTTCGGTGGTGTATCCTTTGCCATTCAACGTGAATATACCTTCGCCGAATCCGCCGTGTATGGTATTGGTGCAGGCTTAGGTTGGATGCTGGCGATTGTTGCATTGGCCGGCTTAACTGAGAAAATGAAATATTCTGACGTGCCGGCAGGTTTACGCGGTTTAGGGATTACCTTTATCTCCGCAGGCTTAATGGCGCTTGGCTTTATGTCATTCTCCGGTATTCAGTTATAA